DNA from Pajaroellobacter abortibovis:
CATAAAACAATCCACAAGGTGACCCATGATCTTGAGGCCTTGCGATTTAACACCGCTATCAGTGCATTGATGATCCTAGTAAAGTCCATCTACCATCTGCCTACTGTCCCCAAAGAAGCAGCGAGAATTCTCACTCTCCTGATTTCTCCATTTGCACCGCACCTTGGAGAAGAACTTTGGGAACGTCTAGGCGGAACCACCACCTTATCCTATGAGCCTTGGCCAACGTATGATCCAGCTCTTATCCAAGAGGATACCCTTTCGATTGGAGTTCAGATCAATGGCCGCCTGCGAGGATCGATTCAGATCCCCGTTTCCGCCAGTGAAGAGGAGGCTAGAGAGATGGCACTCTTAGAACCCAAAATACGTGGCTATGTGGAAGGGAAATCGATTCAAAGGCTCGTATATATCCCAGGGAAGATCATCAACCTGATTGTCCCTTAACAGCATTCAATCTCGTCTCTCTCTTGGACTACTAGGGAAAACGAGGCAAAGGGCCCCTACGTTTCCACAAGACAGCTGCTAGAGTCAGGACAGAAATCATATACCACGGGACGTCTCCCAGTCGCTCATAAAGAGTCGACATCGAGAACCAATGCACTGTTGCTTTGATAGAATTAGGTTCAAATGGTTGACTGAAAGCGATAAGACGACCCACAGGATCGACCACACTAGTGATCCCACTGTTAGTGCCACGAAGAAGATAGCGCCGATGTTCTACTGACCGAAATTGTGCAAGGGCAAGATGCTCCCATGGCGCTACCGTATTGCCAAACCAAATGTCATTGGTAAGATTGACCAGTAATTCTGGATGGGCGTGACGTACCAACCGATTCGCAAAGGAAGGAACGATATCTTCATAGCAGAGCAGAGGAGTGATTGCATGCGTCTTGCCATGGGTTTCCAGCAGAAGAGGTTCTTGAGAAATTCCAGGAGTGAATCGATCTGTATTAGGGGACCACTGATATAAAACAGGGAACAGATCTCCAAAGGGGATATATTCACCAAACATAAGCAGTTTTTGTTTGTCATAACGCCCTCGTATAATCCCTTGCTGATCCGCAATAAGGACACTATTAAACCATTGCGCATCATCGCGAGAGGCCCCTTTCCGCACGAGAACAACCCCAAAAATAAGGGGTACATGAATGTCTAGAAAGATATATCTTTCCAACAATGAAAACGCACCTGACTCAACCAAAGGGGGGATTGCCCAAGCCTCACTCCACACAACAAGATCTACTTTCTCCTCACGTAGCTGTTCCGTCATTCGCTGATGACGCTGCAGGTTTTCATTGGCCTCTGTGTGTCTCTCAAAAAAACCCACGTTGGCTTGCACAAGACCCACTTGAAGAGGTTCAGCGTCTTGCAATTTTCGTTCGATCGTGTGAATACGAGCCCATCCAAATCCAAGAGCAGCAACCACAACGGCGGAACAGGCCCCTATCAAACAGAAAGAGGGGGAACGCTTATCCACAAGTGAAAGGAAACATTCAGCTATCCCGATATTCACAAAAACAAGCACACAGCCAACAAGGATAGGTCCCCCTAGTTCAGCAGTTTGCATTAAAATGGGCTGGGTATGTGTAACGGCTCCAAAATAGTATGGAAATAAAAGAGGATAGCACTGCTCCGTGATAACAAAAGCCCCCATCCACGCAAGCGCAGGCGCATACTTCTGTTCCTGGAGGCGCTGGCAAAACCAGGCCATCACAGCATGTCGACCCCCTTGAAACACGCACACGATCACCATTAATACGGCACACAGAAAAGGAGGAAATGGAGTGAATTCCCGTAAGCAATGAAAAATCCAGTAAAAGCCGGCAATGTTTACAACGGTTCCTCCCCACAGTCCTATCCAAAAAGCAGAACGGGTGGATTGACGGTAAATAGCCAACCAGAAAGGGACGAAAGCAACTGCCGCAAATAGCCAGAACCCCAATTTGGCCCATACGAAAGCCAACCAATGAAAGAGGACATAGAATAAAATCGTCCCCAATGCATACAGAGGAGGGAGAGGAAAGAAAGAAGTAAAACGATTTGCTTCCGAACAATTGGGCGCCATGAGACAAAAGTAGTCGAATATGAACCAAAAATCACCACAACCCTTACAGTTTTCTAATTCTCCGCAATGGATGAAAACATCTTACCGACTCGCTGCTCCTATTTACCTCGATTGGAATGCGACTGCCCCTTTGCTACCCGAAGCAGTAGAAGCAATGATACACGCAGCTCAGGTTGGTTGGGCAAACCCTTCCAGCGTACATGCCTTTGGGCGAGCTGCAAG
Protein-coding regions in this window:
- the lnt gene encoding apolipoprotein N-acyltransferase, with the protein product MAPNCSEANRFTSFFPLPPLYALGTILFYVLFHWLAFVWAKLGFWLFAAVAFVPFWLAIYRQSTRSAFWIGLWGGTVVNIAGFYWIFHCLREFTPFPPFLCAVLMVIVCVFQGGRHAVMAWFCQRLQEQKYAPALAWMGAFVITEQCYPLLFPYYFGAVTHTQPILMQTAELGGPILVGCVLVFVNIGIAECFLSLVDKRSPSFCLIGACSAVVVAALGFGWARIHTIERKLQDAEPLQVGLVQANVGFFERHTEANENLQRHQRMTEQLREEKVDLVVWSEAWAIPPLVESGAFSLLERYIFLDIHVPLIFGVVLVRKGASRDDAQWFNSVLIADQQGIIRGRYDKQKLLMFGEYIPFGDLFPVLYQWSPNTDRFTPGISQEPLLLETHGKTHAITPLLCYEDIVPSFANRLVRHAHPELLVNLTNDIWFGNTVAPWEHLALAQFRSVEHRRYLLRGTNSGITSVVDPVGRLIAFSQPFEPNSIKATVHWFSMSTLYERLGDVPWYMISVLTLAAVLWKRRGPLPRFP